Proteins encoded by one window of Lathyrus oleraceus cultivar Zhongwan6 chromosome 1, CAAS_Psat_ZW6_1.0, whole genome shotgun sequence:
- the LOC127095874 gene encoding uncharacterized protein LOC127095874, translating into MVELLREYMCVFSRSYQDIPGLDTDIVEHRLPLKLECLLVKQKLRRTHPNMAVKIKEEVKKQIDVRFLVTAEYPLWVANIVPVPKKDDKVWIQKGNEVDPDKVRAIQEMPAPKTKNQVRGFLERLNYISIFISHITAMCGPIFKLLRKDQGCV; encoded by the exons atggtagagcTTCTTAGAGAATATATGTGTGTATTTTCTAGGTCTTATCAAGATATTccaggtcttgatactgatattgtggagcatcgGTTGCCGTTAAAGCTAGAATGTCTACTGGTCAAacaaaagttaagaagaactcacCCTAATATGGCTGTCAAGATTAAAGAAGAGGTGAAAAAGCAGATTGATGTTAGGTTTCTTGTTACTGCTGAGTACCCTCTATGGGTGGCTAACATTGTAcctgttccaaagaaagatgATAAAGTTTGGAT ccaGAAAGGTAATGAAGTAGATCCTGATAAAGTTAGAGCTATccaagagatgcctgcgccaaaGACAAAAAATCAAGTTAGAGGGTTCCTCGAACGCCTGAATTACATATCCATATTTATATCTCACATAACTGCCATGTGTGGGCCAATCTTCAAGCTTCTCCGtaaagatcaaggttgtgtttAG